The sequence CTCACCTCTCCCTTTCCAACAAGATCAACTAATTCTTGGAGCTGTTCAATACTTCCCATCCCAACAGACTTGATTTTTTGCTGTCTTTCTTCTGCTCGCCTGCTGAATTTTGGCATCAGTCGCTCAGCAACCTCATGACTGATGAATACTACTCCAcccttttcattgaaaaatgagagaaatttttttaatgagtcatTTTTATCACTGACGGCAAAAAGCTAATGATATGATCAATTAAGAGTTATCTAGAATATTGAACAATTTATGCTTCACAGCAAAATTAGTCCTTTATAAACAAATAGAACAGTATCATTTGAACTAGGATTTCCTTACCTTTCCCAGGCATTGAAGAGATCGATGTAAACTTCTTGAGGTAGTTCCAAAGTCAATGACTATGTCGACTTCTCCCTGGCATGCATCCATTGTCCTTTCAATCAATTGCTTCTCATATAAATCTTCATTCCACTGGACAACGTTAAccctaagaaaaaaatttatgatcAAACACATTTTTATCATGCCAGCACAATTTCCTCAAGCATTTAACAAAAGGATTTATTGCAAATTTAAACCAAGGAATTTTAAGCGGCAGAAGTGCCAATTACATAGTGCATGGAATTGAATGGGTTCTGTACTGAAAGGGGCAAAATATTGAGAGATATCAAAATCTTCTTCAAGTCAGATTACTCTAGCTTTATATGAAGAAGAGCAAAAGAGGAAGTTAGAATTTTCCAAAaggaataaattgaaatatacctaatATATGTATTGAAATTCTCTATCCACAGAAATTATATGTGAATATAATAACCTTGACCATTATcctcatgaaataatttttttatcatgatagTGGTCATTAGACTAGAAACCTTTGAACAAAAATTAGACCTAATTACTCATCATGTGGAGCCACACAATTTATCCAAAATCGTGCGACAAATCGATTTCAATTTTTAGTTAATTATGTATACAATCGTGTATAAAAGTCAGTTAGCCATTTATCTCCTGCAGTGAATGCTAACCAAATGTGTAAGAATTATTGTTTTATATGATGCTAGAGCTCATGTGGCTACCATTAGTTTCCAAATAACTTGCTTACTAAACTGCATGTGGACAGGATACCATATATGCATCAGTGGTGCCTCGTCAAGTGAAGTGACTGAATCTATATATATGTCAATTCATCTACATGTATGTAAATTGTCACATTTTTTGTCACATTAATGACCATacaacagtggcggatacagaaaaaaactcaagggggggcgcaacatatcttgagttgtctttacttttatcgtgataaaagatgatcaagtcacaggcaaagtatatgaaaattttatttaaagtgattataaacatgtaaaagacaatgccatcttatggtataaaaaagttacaattgtggttttgcaatgctcggcaatacaggcggacccgcaaggggggggggcgcgcgccccctgcgccccccatctgtatccgccactgccataCAATAAGTTTTTCACACAATATCCTTATAAGTATGCAGCACTTAGCAACAAGGCTCCTGTGGGACACTATCAATTGGCATTTTCCAAGTCACATCAGTATATGATGGGCTCTGCATCTTCACTTGCAAGTAAGCTGAGAGAGGGGAAGTAAGAAAGGAGCTTGCTAGGCTGAAGAGAGTAATTGGTTGCCACAGCTACCAACTGATTGGTGCAGAGTTTTTTTATAGCACTTCACATGAGCAGTTACTTCTTACTGCCCGTACTagcatctaacgatttgatcgttggattattcttcctcatagaataatcctccaaggtcgttagaacattaatagcgtatgcttggtttcgctgatggtaggacctgcccgccttgtgacggtgcaggattcctcgtcctctcccttccttcccgtccttcccctggaggcgtcgtcgggctctcatcgcggcggcgcctcctttcctttaTCCTTCCCATCCAtccccttctggtggtagaggaaaaaagctaacgcttacagtccctgccccaggagtgtaccccgcgagcccatcctaagggtttcgttccacctgcCCGTACTAGCCTGCGAGCATCCCTTGGTCAGCCGCACATGCATTTGTGCATACATACTTTCAACTGTGGCCTCaaaacatcatttttcattttatttcaatcttcTCCTAATTAACACAGTGAAATGCATCTTTCCTTTCAGTTCAggaataaaatggtaattttttataatagatttatttttagtgtttagaaaattattcttttgaGATCTTTAATAGGGTAACTACAAATATTCaccaatttaaataaatgtaatgcATTTGAATGAGTTTCATTTGTGACAATTCGGAACATACCTCGTGTGGCaaactttttccaaaaatgtatcatttaattTCAACTGAATTATTACAAATTGAGTGTTTTTCAACGAGTAAAACTAGCCAAGTGAATTGTGAAAGTATTTAAGCAGACACACTCCCAAAGGTTATTCACCGAAAACACAATGCAAATATATTCAGACAATTATAGCAGGTACCAAGCGTTTCATGCTTATGCTTTGAGTTTATGCTGGGGCTTTTTTTGAAACATTAGTGAGGTTTAGGCGACTTTTTCCCCAAAATTTTGTCTTATATTTCTGTACACTAATAATTATATAGACATTGGGTACAGGATATTATGCTTAGTAGTTTTGATTTCATTGCAAACGCAATCATCATAACAGactgaaataaacaaatattgtCATAGCATGGCTTTCATTAAATTAACCTCTATCGGTAAGTGAGGGTGGTGGGTGGAGAATGGTTTACCATCAAGAGAGTCAGTTGAGCATTCAGAGGTCTCAAGCCGCCACCGTTGACATTGTTAATTCTCAAAGCCATGAAGCATTTCAATAATTGATTACATATAATTTGGTAAAGTACTTGGTTCACACTATGACTAATCATTTGATAAATTGAACAAAACATAATAATTCACTTGAAATGGAAGAAGGATTATCtatttgatttcaatttcattcttaCCTCTTGTGCTCCTTGGCTAAAAGGAATCCTTCATCTTTCAGAGAAGCAACTGTGATAGATACTCTATCACTAGTAGCACTGAAGTGATGGCTTGCAATGCGCATCATCCACAGAGCAAGACCTCCAGTTCCAACAATCAGAATCTTACATATACCTAGAAGGCAAAAGAAATGTCAAGATAGACTGCAAAAGAATTTCTGTCTCATGCTTGGCTGACTAcatgtcattttaatgaatttaatatttattaatgccaTTTAAATTGGCAGCAATAGAGTATGTATgccattttcatcaaaaaatattatacCTTTACTCCTTTTCGGTATTTACTCCATAAGTATGAGAATAATTAAGTTGAGTGTACAACAAATGTAATTTCCAACAATAATGGACATAACTTATTGATTTTGTTTAACTCAAGATAAAATTGCAGTATAAGTTATTACCATTCTCTCCTTTCTGAGCCAGAATTTTCTGCACATACTCGTGAGAAGCAAATACTGTGCTCATAGCAAGAAGAGCTCCAGTGGGAAGCATAGCTGCAACACTAAGAGGAATTGTATCTGGCAGCTTCACTAAGTATTTCAGTTCGTGGACAATGATGAACTCTGCATATCTGTAATTAGATTTAGATATATTTCACTTCattaatttgtttacttacagcGCACCatgtaaaatcaaatatttttggtTGAATTAGAGCTCAATTGGTGCAATTTTTAGTTATTGCATGCCCTAACTCGAcaaagaattcttttttttttaatcctagaaCAGATTGCATCCAGAATAGgagaaattgtggaaaaaaatccACATCTTAAGGCagcttttttttacgaaattgaaaaattcaatggaaattccatgccagaataaaattttaaaatattcatatttcttcaGTTATTCAGCTAAATTCTGCAACAGATTTGGTATTTTGCAAGATATCAGTTTAAAACCAAAATATAATTCATGTAAAGCATTTAATGTAAATGACTAGTAGATTTTGTGCATGTTTTTAGGCAAAGAAAAGTGTACAAAACAGATTTATGTACCTCTTGGACTTGCACTTCAATTCCCTAAGATCAAACAATTATTCCTGATATTGCACAGTTTTGAATACTGTGTCTCACATTTTCCAAGAAATTCAATATGTactcaataaatatataaaatgtgatacaaaaaaagtaattatataGGCTAGATGCGTTcgagggaaggaggagggatgTCTGCTGAAGGATATATTGAGTGAAAATCTAGAGGGATGAAAACTTTAGGAGGACCATGTCTAAGACCAAAGGCTGATGAACATGCAGAGATAGATGAAAGAGAGGCAGATGATTAAGCCAAGAGAATGAGTGTAGCATATGTGGCTAAATGTTTACAAATATATAGATAGCCCTGGAGTAAGTAATGGAATGGTATGGGTACTTTTAGTGCCCTCCTCTCTACACAGTCAACCAGGTAAATGGCAATCTCTTGAAAGCCACCGCCTCTCCAGTATTTGAACCCAGATCCACACAGTGGGAAGCCAATCCCTTAGCCACCACAACAACACAATCTCCCCATAATTAAGTACAATCAATTAAGAGCATGTGATAATCCGCACAACCTAAGAGCCATTAAACCAATAACACAACACttacaagtaaaaatataaaataaaatatataataaaataaaaatataaaatataaatataaacaaggGATTTACCCATGAGGCACTCCTTCATATGGATAGAGTACAACGCGGTCCCCAACTTGATATCCACATGATGGCCCCACCTCGGCACCCAGTGATTCCACAATGCCAGCCACTTCATAGCCAGGGAAGAGAGCCCCATCACGAAGGCCATGATGCGCTGGGCTCTGCGTGCTGGGCATGCCTCCAGACATGCCTGGCAGTCCACCCTCGATGGATGGCTCACTGTTAAGGCTTGACACACTTGAGATGCTCGAGATGGATGGGGATCGACGCAGGCGATAACATGCCCCTGCACAAACCACCTGaaaaggagaggaggaggtgTAAAATCATGCCAGACTCCCAAGACAATTGGAGATATTAATAATGCAATTTCAAGCATAGACATGAGTGGATCCATGAGGCATCAGGTTTGGGGTAATGGTGACCATGTCTTCCCCTCATTACCCAGACACCTccgataaaaatgaataaataaatgcatattatcGAATGTATTACTACAAAGGCATCTATGGACTCGTAAAGATGATGCTCTGCACTTATGGGCATTTTTAAAGTATGCTAATATCTGATGACAACAGTGTCATCTATTTTCCAGAGTGcatggcattcatttttttatttttctacacatTGAAAATAGTAAGAGCTTAAAATAATTGAGTTACTCGAGTCTTTTTGGGTGGCTCACCCCTCCCTGGATCTGTACATTTTTATCATAGTTAATCTGGTCTTCTGATATTGGTTGTATTCAGTGAAACCATCTGAACAAGGTCTGTGAATCTACACATGGAATTGTAAGGTTCCCTCAACCCTTTGTCAcatcaatgtggaaaaattcctcCGAGCTGAAACTGCTGATGTCACAAAAGATTTTGCTCTTCGTCAGGTGTTCTATGGTTAATTAGTGCTGTCACTAGCAGCCAGGGTGGGGGATATGTTGATCGCAGGGTATGTGCCATATGATGCATGGGAGATAGAGCAAGAGGGGTGGAGTCCATAAGTGATTGTGAAATCACCCAAAATTTAAAGCCGATGATATCCAGCTAGATATTTCATAAGGAAATATgcaatatttaacaaaataaaaatggtataatCTGTCgaaataaaagattattttaagtgCTAAAAGCATAAATTATTCCAATGCCATTTCATCTAATATAAAACTGGGAGACTGTCGCACCTCATTGAGCAGTTGACCAAAGGATCCCAGGTTCAGAAATAATGGTGAAACCTTCAGACAACAAAATTACTTTCAATGTGAGGTGGTCCCGGGAAAGGAAATGGCACCCTCACCCGGAATGCACGAAATTCACGTgactgtggcttagtctggggtgagctccacCCCCACCTATCATCATGTGCAAAGTAGACGCATCACTTTCAGAAAAATCCAATTGATCACAGGATCAATTTGGTTATGCCTTCTAATCATTAAGAGGATAATTTACGAATCCCAGAGCTTCCGGTAAGTATGGGAGTTTTTTCATCCCTGAACTCAAGTCTGCTCAAATAACTGTGTTTGTGAACTATATTTTCCTTTGCCGGGATTTATGCTGATCCGGAGGCCTCTCCGCTACCCTGAACCCTCAGATTTTGGAGAAACCACCCTCATCATAATAGCTAAGAGGTCTTTCGGCTACTACGTTCCGCGGCGCCCGGGGTCATTGGAAGACTACTCAACGGAACAGTACTCCGGGATCACATTTAATCAACTAATTTCAGAAACAGCCGCGGTCTAGCCACCGATCGCGTCACTCAAGGGTCGGAATTCCTGGGCGGCAAAATCATATGGCACGTAATTTTTCCAATAAGCCACCACTTAAAATGAAaagatcatttttgaaaaaaatattaattaatttcactaAAGGCTTCTTCAATAAACCGTCGCTGTGTCCATATTCTCATTCTATGTATCACGATTTAACATATCGCTTCCCAATATCATGGGCGTCATTAGATATTATTTATTGGTTATTAGATATTATTTCGAGGGGGGGTCCAGACCACCCCCTcgaaatatataaacacaatcattttccttcataaaagaaaacaaaatattgaaaaatcatgaatttgaaaaatatttctataacaaatgaagtttttccgattatgaaaagtgttaaaattcgttaaaaacgcattacttggtaccctgttttcaaaaactttccccctggttttggaccccctctaAGAACGAAATTGCTGGCTACGCCACAGATTTACGCCATGCTCCACCGTTTTAACTCTAAGTAAATTCTTTCGGCACATAATAGTTAATTCGGTTTCAGCACAGAAATCGAGGGCTTCCTAAGCGAGACAAGCATTTAGGCAACTAATACAAACATTGGCGCAACAGCTATTCGCGCCGCCCAGCGTGACACCCGACAAATCAACAGATGGAGCTCCAGTATCTCGCAGCCGTACATTTGCGCATTCATTCGCGATATTTGCCCCTTTCCGCAGACAATAATTTCACTGCTCTTCAGCATGCATTACGCCAGTGTTCAATTCAGTGCCTCGCGTAAAGGCCCTCCAGAGGATTAATAAATCTTCAAAAACTCAGAGAAGAACCGAGGGATAGGGCGGCCGCGGCAACGGATGTTTTCATTTGAGCGGCAACCCTCGGCGCGGCCTTGAGCGTCTCAACGCGTGCGTCATGCCCTCTACGACGCTGACCTACTTCCAGACTCCACGCAGCGAACGAGGCATTATGGAATCTTGGACGGCGCCTCAGTATCTCCGTGGACGGCGGGGCATTCGGAAAGTAAGAGCAGAGATTGGTCCTCCATTTTTACATGA comes from Ischnura elegans chromosome X, ioIscEleg1.1, whole genome shotgun sequence and encodes:
- the LOC124170695 gene encoding quinone oxidoreductase isoform X2, which codes for MNKLCRQVSIESPGPSVKDCVFSFEVPVPDVPPNGARIRVVCAGACYRLRRSPSISSISSVSSLNSEPSIEGGLPGMSGGMPSTQSPAHHGLRDGALFPGYEVAGIVESLGAEVGPSCGYQVGDRVVLYPYEGVPHGYAEFIIVHELKYLVKLPDTIPLSVAAMLPTGALLAMSTVFASHEYVQKILAQKGENGICKILIVGTGGLALWMMRIASHHFSATSDRVSITVASLKDEGFLLAKEHKRVNVVQWNEDLYEKQLIERTMDACQGEVDIVIDFGTTSRSLHRSLQCLGKGGVVFISHEVAERLMPKFSRRAEERQQKIKSVGMGSIEQLQELVDLVGKGEIEPPPHTVFPAEEASEVVKKLCASEIQGRAILQFFSVD
- the LOC124170695 gene encoding quinone oxidoreductase isoform X1; the protein is MATTSLLQSVECKMNKLCRQVSIESPGPSVKDCVFSFEVPVPDVPPNGARIRVVCAGACYRLRRSPSISSISSVSSLNSEPSIEGGLPGMSGGMPSTQSPAHHGLRDGALFPGYEVAGIVESLGAEVGPSCGYQVGDRVVLYPYEGVPHGYAEFIIVHELKYLVKLPDTIPLSVAAMLPTGALLAMSTVFASHEYVQKILAQKGENGICKILIVGTGGLALWMMRIASHHFSATSDRVSITVASLKDEGFLLAKEHKRVNVVQWNEDLYEKQLIERTMDACQGEVDIVIDFGTTSRSLHRSLQCLGKGGVVFISHEVAERLMPKFSRRAEERQQKIKSVGMGSIEQLQELVDLVGKGEIEPPPHTVFPAEEASEVVKKLCASEIQGRAILQFFSVD